One window of Aricia agestis chromosome 20, ilAriAges1.1, whole genome shotgun sequence genomic DNA carries:
- the LOC121737226 gene encoding putative phosphatidate phosphatase, with protein MAVDRIIWKMILDFVVLACVAAPLLILLLVAEPYHRGYFADDQTLMLPYKHQTISEVLLAGLGFAFIIVTVLLTEYILDKKGLGVGEKFVSGSLVPGWLWAGYSTIGIYTFGAACQQLTSNSAKYVIGRLRPHFFDVCNPIPSSSSQNAGGYIQDFTCQGTDAARLKDMRLSFPSAHSSFAMYTAVFFILYVQVKGKWRGSKLLRHAAQFLALMGAWYVGLSRVVDHMHHWSDVAVGFAVGALYAVVVFVYVLKPAKFASTVRWENPAPEIPRPVLSR; from the exons ATGGCCGTGGACAGGATAATTTGGAAGATGATCTTGGATTTTGTTGTTTTGGCCTGtg TGGCGGCGCCCCTGCTGATCCTGCTGCTGGTGGCGGAGCCCTACCACCGCGGGTACTTTGCCGACGACCAGACGCTCATGCTGCCCTACAAGCACCAGACCATATCTGAAGTCCTGCTCGCGGGCTTGGGGTTCGCTTTTATTATTGTCACG GTTCTCCTCACCGAGTATATCCTAGACAAGAAGGGCCTGGGTGTTGGTGAGAAGTTCGTGTCGGGTTCCCTGGTGCCGGGCTGGCTGTGGGCGGGGTACTCCACCATCGGCATATACACCTTCGGCGCCGCCTGCCAGCAGCTCACGTCCAACTCCGCTAAGTATGTGATTGGGAGACTGAGGCCGCATTTCTTTGAT GTATGCAACCCTATCCCGAGCTCATCATCACAGAACGCCGGGGGCTACATCCAGGACTTCACCTGCCAGGGTACTGACGCGGCGCGGCTCAAGGACATGCGCCTGTCCTTCCCCAGCGCGCACTCCAGCTTCGCCATGTACACCGCAGTCTTCTTCATC TTGTACGTGCAAGTGAAAGGCAAATGGCGCGGGTCGAAGCTGCTGCGTCACGCGGCGCAGTTCCTGGCGCTCATGGGCGCCTGGTACGTCGGCCTGTCGCGCGTCGTCGACCACATGCACCACTGGAGCGACGTGGCCGTGGGCTTCGCCGTAGGCGCGCTGTACGCCGTCGTCGTG TTCGTGTATGTCCTGAAGCCTGCGAAATTCGCCTCCACCGTTCGCTGGGAAAACCCAGCACCAGAGATCCCCAGACCCGTCCTATCtagataa